From the genome of Miscanthus floridulus cultivar M001 chromosome 10, ASM1932011v1, whole genome shotgun sequence, one region includes:
- the LOC136485228 gene encoding uncharacterized protein isoform X2, with amino-acid sequence MKQRKIDVVSSKKQVAEHSYEATNLVSSTPATININIQEKHTHNGVMVDKSKCTNEIKVEAKETSATQILKHLTTKTRSQQGLVQLYLLVNIIVAQQIGQLAIQ; translated from the exons ATGAAGCAGagaaaaatagatgttgttagcTCAAAGAAACAG GTGGCTGAGCACTCATATGAAGCCACAAATCTGGTCTCATCTACCCCAGCCACAATAAATATTAACATACAG GAAAAACATACCCACAATGGTGTTATGGTGGATAAAAGCAAGTGTACTAATGAAATCAAG GTTGAAGCAAAGGAAACTTCTGCTACTCAAATTTTGAAGCATCTGACTACCAA AACAAGATCTCAACAAGGTCTAGTGCAACTGTACCTGCTAGT AAACATCATCGTGGCACAACAAATTGGTCAACTGGCAATTCAATGA
- the LOC136485228 gene encoding uncharacterized protein isoform X1: MKQRKIDVVSSKKQVAEHSYEATNLVSSTPATININIQMEQDDYVEHKDLPAHYKYNCTKHKEKHTHNGVMVDKSKCTNEIKVEAKETSATQILKHLTTKTRSQQGLVQLYLLVNIIVAQQIGQLAIQ; this comes from the exons ATGAAGCAGagaaaaatagatgttgttagcTCAAAGAAACAG GTGGCTGAGCACTCATATGAAGCCACAAATCTGGTCTCATCTACCCCAGCCACAATAAATATTAACATACAG ATGGAGCAAGATGATTATGTAGAGCACAAGGATCTGCCGGCACATTACAAATATAATTGTACTAAACATAAG GAAAAACATACCCACAATGGTGTTATGGTGGATAAAAGCAAGTGTACTAATGAAATCAAG GTTGAAGCAAAGGAAACTTCTGCTACTCAAATTTTGAAGCATCTGACTACCAA AACAAGATCTCAACAAGGTCTAGTGCAACTGTACCTGCTAGT AAACATCATCGTGGCACAACAAATTGGTCAACTGGCAATTCAATGA